Proteins found in one Sulfurovum xiamenensis genomic segment:
- a CDS encoding prepilin-type N-terminal cleavage/methylation domain-containing protein, whose protein sequence is MPTIQRYNASKGFSLLELLIVILIVSMVYFLGFEGVEIGKQRPKALTPLNLKSNIISSELFSGEGTLLCINQCRSCYFRSDVSSPFEAYTSPIDLSNIQAYTIDSYDALTRIEYGRYLDQKICLIMDFFKNGSSTQIILKNDEGSYFLPAFFGEPQRFSSPEEAKEYWLRNTALASDSGAFY, encoded by the coding sequence ATGCCCACTATCCAGAGATATAACGCAAGCAAAGGATTCTCTCTTTTAGAGCTTCTTATCGTTATTCTCATTGTCTCCATGGTCTACTTTCTTGGTTTTGAGGGAGTAGAGATAGGGAAACAAAGGCCAAAGGCGCTCACCCCCCTTAACCTTAAATCCAATATCATCTCATCTGAACTCTTCAGCGGGGAAGGGACTCTTCTCTGTATCAATCAGTGCCGTTCCTGTTACTTCAGATCGGATGTTTCCTCTCCGTTTGAGGCGTATACAAGTCCTATAGACCTCAGCAATATCCAAGCCTATACCATTGACAGTTATGACGCACTGACCCGTATCGAATATGGACGATATCTAGATCAAAAAATTTGTCTGATCATGGATTTTTTCAAGAATGGTAGCTCTACCCAGATCATTTTGAAAAATGATGAGGGGAGTTATTTCCTTCCTGCTTTTTTTGGAGAGCCCCAACGCTTTTCTTCTCCCGAAGAGGCAAAAGAGTATTGGTTGAGAAACACTGCTTTAGCTTCCGACAGTGGAGCGTTCTATTGA
- the gspG gene encoding type II secretion system major pseudopilin GspG produces the protein MKKNMQLRAGFSLIELLIVIVILGGLVAVVAPGLMDAADEAKRDTVCLKMNDLGKRLDMFKLDNGTYPETEEGFEALLSNPDPDKYPNYRAKPYLKELPKDSWKTPFIYINKGDEFELISFAADRKEGGEESNRDILFSECNK, from the coding sequence ATGAAAAAAAACATGCAACTTAGAGCCGGTTTCTCCCTTATAGAACTACTCATCGTGATCGTTATTCTTGGAGGGCTTGTTGCGGTTGTGGCTCCAGGACTTATGGATGCTGCGGATGAGGCAAAAAGAGATACAGTCTGTTTAAAAATGAACGATCTGGGCAAAAGACTCGACATGTTTAAACTGGATAACGGTACCTACCCTGAAACAGAAGAGGGGTTTGAAGCGCTTTTAAGCAATCCCGATCCGGATAAATATCCGAACTACCGTGCAAAACCTTACCTCAAAGAGTTGCCTAAAGACTCGTGGAAAACACCTTTTATCTATATCAATAAGGGAGACGAGTTCGAGCTCATCTCCTTTGCTGCCGATAGAAAAGAGGGCGGAGAAGAGAGCAATAGAGATATCCTCTTTAGTGAATGTAACAAGTAA